GTGCCTGAGTTGATCCATGCCATTGAGGAGTACCTGACAATATCCAATGCCGACCCTAAACCATTGGTGTGGAAAGCCTCCGCCAAAGCCATTCTTGACAAGCTCGCTCGTTGTAAAGCAGTTTATGAAACACTAGACTAGCTTCACATCCCATTCCATTCTCAAACCTCATTCTCCTCTCACAGTCCTTCACTAAACCACCCTTTGTATCCAAGCTGAGGTTGGGCTGGTATAATGTCATAGTCCCTTCGTGAGCAAATCGGGCCAAAAATCGAGGACTCTGTGCAGACCAATCTCATTCGAGTGAGAACAGCAGATTATCTTACAGCTCTGAGGCTCGTCACTGTACCGATAGTGATGTGGCTTATCCTTTCAGATAAGGTAGTTGCGGCACTTTGCATTTACGCTGTGGCATTAGCAACCGACATACTTGATGGATACTTTGCCAGGAGAAGCAAGGTGATAGTCTCCTACGGCCCAACCTTTGACGCCTTGGCTGATCTCTTTCTTTTCTACGGAACGATACTTGCACTTGCCATTAGAGGAGAGGCCTTTTGGCTTCTTGTAGGGGGGCTTGTAAGTATAGCTGGTTTGGTACCGATATTAGGCCTTATCTCAAAGAAGAAGGGGGGACTTATCATACCTCGCCTGGATACGAGCCTTCTTGCATTCTCTGTCCATACGACAATTGTGGCACACATAATACGCTGGCGGTATGCCGAGATGCTTCTCCCGCTCTTGCTCATTGTGGGGCTGTACTATGGATACAAGTACTTTGCCTTTGCACGGAGCATTAAGAACTAGCTGACACTCTAGTCTTCAGGTACTCCTCCTCCTTGCCTCATAGGGTCTGACGACGTACAGTCAATAGTACCCTACCTCCACACTGTTTCGCTATAATGGGGAGGCAAGATTTCTCCATGAACTTCATAGATTTGGGTAAACTGATAGCAGACCACGGGACTACTGTTGTCTATGTCATCCTTTTTGCCATCATCTTCGCGGAATCTGGTCTATTCTTCGGGTTCTTCTTCCCAGGTGGCAGCCTGTTGCTCACCGCCGGGCTGCTTGCCTACAAAGGAGTGGAGTTGGCGGGCGGTGGAGAACTGAAGCTCAGTCTATGGGTGCTGATGCCACTGCTCTTTGTGGCGGCAGTGCTGGGCGACAACGTGGGCTACTGGTTTGGCAGAAAGGCGGGGCCGCCGCTCTTCAAACGCCCGCAGTCGTTGCTCTTCCGGC
This portion of the Chloroflexota bacterium genome encodes:
- a CDS encoding CDP-alcohol phosphatidyltransferase family protein, whose product is MRTADYLTALRLVTVPIVMWLILSDKVVAALCIYAVALATDILDGYFARRSKVIVSYGPTFDALADLFLFYGTILALAIRGEAFWLLVGGLVSIAGLVPILGLISKKKGGLIIPRLDTSLLAFSVHTTIVAHIIRWRYAEMLLPLLLIVGLYYGYKYFAFARSIKN